From Aegilops tauschii subsp. strangulata cultivar AL8/78 chromosome 5, Aet v6.0, whole genome shotgun sequence:
ActctttcatacggactccgaattgggtgatttttttgttggaaagtagattccgtgcactttccaacacaattggaatcaccttcaaattcgtctggagcattgagttatggacGAAACAATTTGACGTtacagcagaatccgagtcaaactacaagtccaaaggtgttgcatcacctccacttgggcccatgagccttgtacgacctagggttggttttaggatgccttgggacgtcctcccacctccttggccgtcACCCCTCGCTCCTATATAAGTAggtccatctagtagctttttccttaggatttgtttagttaaaagttagccattgcaacttcatGTACTTCGTTTATGTCCAACGACCAAACCAAGACCGCTTctggatccccacctttatcaatacttcatatatatttgcaatattcagattgctttatcatattcttgcttgttcttcgattgcttgcaggaatagaccttcatggtcaggttgatcatgctccggcatggtcaataacctctcagagttggtttagcgattgctaaggcgcaacgtcgtgcatgtttgtagtcggatcgtcaaagtcatctccaccaaatcgatagttatcatctcatcgaaagatcgggacacctcgcctctatcaagtggtatcagttttcaggttgctcggtgagaattttcagttatccctagattagatttattttcttacctattgtccaaagaaaaagccacacaaaaaagttagatataTTCATATTTTGTCCTagccaatctgagcctttgcaattttcttttcattgtttgcattatttgaattatcggttgcatcgtcgtgtcgagttactggtcttagtgtctagttcgtttagagtttcgagttctgttcacattagtcacgtcgccgctgcatcgttatcccttccgctgtccaccaccCCATCTATCAATTTCCACCACATGCTAACCAtcgttcattgtcacaatcatagtggAGGTCGTTCACATcctcgcttgatccaatctgcatcttatctagtttgttttggaaagagggagagaaaaaaaagacagagaaaaaaaggaaaaaaagatagagaaaaaaagagagagaaagaaaaagaaaaaagtgtgaggaaaaaaagagaagagaaaagaacaaaattcggatctatctagactcaatctcgtagttgaattcgaattggaatctgttttgtgcactgttcagtaaaacaggcataacttcctcatatGAAGTCTGTTTTGACTCCGCGAGCACTCAAATGAAAGCTaacgacgagccgcatctaaatagttatAGAAGCATGttcaatatttggcacctcaaaatctgcttctaaataggtctttttgccctccgaagttcgcgaacacaacttattccagtttttcaggccagttttagaatttttttactcctcatatcaacttgaaattgagtgattctttttgcgcTTGAAAGCTTGAGTCGGTGCCATTCTTGAGAAAAATTAttagaaaattggcacaaactttttcAGAGAAAGTTGGAGAGAAAGTTGTTGATATATCCTGCTTGGCTGTTGTTtcacatcattatctttactgttattgtgatcttcacttatatcttgctgttcAGAGCTACTTCATGTTctttattgatgctagttgtgctacggcgtgacctcattagtgttctaggctcgtgtCTCTCGTCCgatctagcctaggaccagcacagtaacgtcgttgagcgtttattcaacattgcatctctgaattgattattgctaatcttttgctaccatatatttAAGCCTTACAAgatccacatatttctacaccatGTATAcatacgttcccctggcaatcgctttactcaatctttggagttatttgacaccgctggttgcctgccaccacctgctgcttggtaataacttgtaagatattgatattttctttactgtgagcgctttactaCCACACCCTAGTAGTTCATAgaaacattattcttgaattttgtttcttgtttctactaatcatgacagggtCCGAAGATAGAAATTCTTGGACGACGGatacatcttcaccatcacgagaggtgggacaacacacacaagcatatggtcaggttatctctttaccatcatttgagggtagatttaatcctactatttatctagcttgggagcttgaagtagaacaagtttttagtcaccataATTTTTCTGAACTTGAGAGAGTACGAGCTAccactagagcatttactggttttgcttctgtttggtggagtgtacattgtaagaaaaacattgataaccaacccacaacttggaaagtTTTGAAAGTtgtaatgagacaacaatttttcCTCCTTACTATCGTCATGAATTGCTTCGCAAATTGGAACAAATAAAACAAGGCAGTaacactgttcatgcttactaccaagagttcaaatcttatatgcatcattgtgacatagaagaatctgaggatgatacaatgaatagatttgttggtggtttgaaccatgatatccGTGCAagatttcagtatattcctcgttgcattactggtatgtatgttcgcgcttgtacctttgagaaacagatacaggaggatgcattgggtgactacaacaactactattcCAGTTCATGCTCACCACCGCTGGTTGGTTCctccaccgttgcacctactagagcagcccCACCTCGTATTGTGAGTGCGACATCATCTCAAGAGTATGGTACATTGTCAACGTCCGTACCTACATCATCTACgtctttgcgacaaggtaacagtaaaggtattgatgttataacttcacatgagaatgatgcatgcctagttaacttgaatgcatagtgttgagttacctgttgatttgagcacaccacctattttagagaatcttgttactgtcatgaatgtgtcatgtgatcaaacaactgaaataccaacaattttgagtgcacccattgaattaactgttgatgcaaaagaaccaatttttaatcattttgatatgacctctaatcttggtgatgattctgtgtcCAATGACTTActgcatgtttgcttatttaagcatgttgtagcatttaatttgatgcaagtaaggtttattcaccaatgttgggatggtttaatgatgaacattgtcaatcctttgatatgaataagagcttcacttatatgtgcaaattgagttgcaatattttcatgccttctaatacttgtgataatattttggatTTACATTTTATGAACTATGAAAgatactcatgtatacatgtgtcatatgtgcaaaaattAAGTGAAGTAAAAATGAATGACGTATACATATACAACAtatacaccttgtctcttttgttagctacatttcagattaagcaacgccgaggacggctttttttcaagaaggggaggatgatgaggacatgactaccttggatacgaccaaaaatattgcatacatgtatatttgtgaggtgatttctaatgcaaactatgcaatagtttatttatgtcatccaggacaaaaatacttcacagacttttgtgccatgtctaattgaaggtgtatgggacatttgtgcaatccacatatgaatataagggaaaaagagaagtttatgcgatgttcaaaaagtcctctcatgTCACTTTTGaaccaagagaagatagagtccaagtctctcacgttctggattcagattcggactgcacagacatacctgactcaaaacgccaataactctttcatacggactccaaattgggtgattctttttttgttggaaagtagatttcatgaactttccaacacaattggaatcaccttcaaattcgtccggagcgttgagttATGGACGAAACAATGTGATGTTGCAGTAGAATCCGAGTCAAATTACAAGTCTagaggtgttgcatcacctccacttgggcccatgagccttgtacgacctagggttggttttaggatgccttgggacgtcctcccacctccttggccgccaccccttactcctatataagtagatccatctagtagctttttccttggaatttgtttagttaaaaagttagccattgcaacttcgtgtacttcgtttctgtccaacgaccagaccaagaccgcttccagatccccacctttatcaatacttcatatatattcgcaatattcagattgctttatcatattcttgcttgttcttcgattgcttgcaggaatagaccttcgtggtcaggttgatcgtgctccggcatggtcaataacctttcggagttggtttagcgattgctaaggcgcaacgtcgtgcacgtttgtagtcggatcgtcaaagtcatctccaccaaatcgatagttatcatctcatcgaaagatcgggacaccttgCCTCTATCAAATACCCTCGAAGTTGATATAAATTATCCACTATGCCATCCATAAGTAAAGAAAACGATTCGATTATATTTTCAAAAGTCACTATTTTATAGAGGCAATTCCCTGACAAATCAAAGACACACAAGTGCTCTAGTGGTTGGCGCTTTGCTATGTTAGCCTAGAGACCATGGTTCAATACCCTCTTTTCACGATTTTTTCCTTCCTTTTCTCACGCGCGTACGCGTTCATGGGCTGGCCTTGACAtcccttttttttaatttttgtcttttcttttctcattctgtttttattttttccttcttTAAATTAATTCGGGATTTTTTAAATTTAAAAATTGCATGtttttagaaaaaaaattaagaaaccagaaaatgtttgtgaattcagAAAATATTCGAGAAATCATAAGAAATTTGCGGATTCAAAAAATGTTGGTGATTTTTCGAACTGTTTGCAAATTATAAAAAAAAtataatttgaaaaaaaaagaCAGAAATTTAGGAACAGAGGGTATATATTAATTACATCTCTCTCGATTTCTATTTCAAACAAATAGATTATCCCTGGCATGGAGAACATGACCACTCTTCGGAAAACAAATAGGTTTCTACAAGTCATCCTAGTTCGGAAATCTCTGAATTCTTCAGATAAAACAGATGCATTCTTCAGATCAAAAAGTTTGAATTTTTCAATTTACTACTCTCCAttctcaaatatttgtctttcgaGATATTTCAAATGGTCTACAatatacagatgtatgtagacatgttttagtgtgtagattcactcattttacttcgtatgtagtcacttgttgaaatctctaaagacaaatatttaagaatggagggagtataagaaGATGCCTTTCGTTCCGGACTATGTCACTCAACATGAATACGTTCACGTGTAGGCTCAACCTAAATATTGTGACCATGCAGTTTTACACAAGAGGCATAAGAAGACATCTCGACAGCTAGAAGCAAAGAGATCAAACATCATAGAGTAGAAGATAAATCAAATGACAGGATAAATATGTAACATGCAAATCACCCACTTTACATTGTCACAAGTACTCCCTCCCCTCCGTTCAGAATTACTCGTCCAacaaatgaatgtatctagatgtatttttaGTTGTAGATATATCCATTTTTGTGACAAGTaattctgaacggagggagtacttggtagTGATAAACTGCAAAACACGGGAGGCAACAAAGCAAATTACATTTGGTCGGTGAAGGAAGAGACAGAGTACTGTTTAAATTATTCATGTATTTATACTTAAATATCTCATTTTCATCAACCTTAGAACCATGCAGCAAATGCTCCCTTGACGCCTAATCAGTTACCATAGCCGACAGAATTGGAACATTGCGCAAACATTTTATCCATTTATAGCCATCACTACTACTATTCACTTTGTAAACTTTTTTGCCAACTTCGAGCAGAAAACAGGAGCTGATGTTCCGCCTCCTCAAAAGTTAATGGTGCTACTTTGTTACACAATATATATAATAAACaacagaaaaaagaaagaagaacaaaCAGACAGACAGACAATAAACCGTTCTTTTCTATCTAATCTGAAAATAAACAAGTTGAGCTGCAGCCGAGGTCCCTAGGAGAAACTACAGGTTGAACATGCTGGAACACATCTCACGGGCCTCTCTTCAAAATTTCACAGTAGCTACCAACTCTATATCTCTATTCAGGACAACTGACAAGGGGGGCTGAATCAGTAGCCATTCAGCCACATTTGGTTagcccgggcggcggcggcagcactCAAGTTTCCCTCGCTGGGGTTTCAGTGTTCGGGTCCTAGGCCTGGCTGCGACTGCCCGAGCGTTGTGCCGTACTGCGACGGCATCTGCCCCTACCTAAGGCCGCCCTGGTGGCCCTGCTGCCCCTGGTAGCCCTGCTGCCCTTGATAGCCATACAAGGGGTTGGCAGCAAGAGGCGGCATTCCTCGCGAACCAGCTCCATGCATCCACATTGCAGGGTTCTCGCCCTGCACAGACAAACATGGAGGTTAGCAATTTTCCTAATATAAATCTAGTTCCCCCACTCTTGCGTGAATCTCTTACCTGTTGTAGAGACATGTAGGGGTTTCCATCCTTGTATTGGGAGGGCATTGCTCCATCAAACCCAGGAGTTGTGGTTGCCGACGGATTGCTTTGGTTCAGGGCAAAGTTTTGAGGCATGCCATTTGCAGTTCCGAAACCTCCAACGTAGTTGGAGAGCATCGAGGCTGGCTGTGGAAGGCTCCCAAGAGGAACATTGCTGTTGTATTGTGGCATTGGGTATTTTATGCCCGAGTTGGGAGCTGCAGCTGCGCCTTGGTGGAATAGACCACTGTTCATGTATGCTTGCTGATAGGCAGCAGGCGGGAGATACGCATAGCTTTGCGGCAAAGATGGGTATCCGGTCATGTTTTCATATCCAAGGGGAAGCCCTCCTTGAGCATAAGGATGAAGGGCAGCAAGATGGTGAGGCAGAGGAGGACCTGGGGCAATGCCGGTGCTTCCCTGAGAGTGGGTCAACTGTGGGTTGGATAAACCACCTTGATTAACATTCTACAAGAACAAACCATATTAGAATGGTGCTGCAGAAATAACTAAGAAAACTGAACATCTAACGTAACAAGAGAACAGCAGAATTGCAGCTTTTTCAGTAACAAAAATAACAGCATAATAAAATCCTAATGAGTAATACAGCTACAATTTAGCTCTCTAGAGAAAAAATGCCCACGCAGAATTAGGCACAAATGTAAGTGTTGCTAGCCACAAGACACAGAACTGAACAAAATAAAGCACGAGGCAGATGTAACTATAACAGGATTTAACCAAACATGACCAAAAAATTGATTGCTAACACTCTGGGCATAGTTAACAATTAACATGCAGCATAGCTGCACTAAGAGCAGTAAGCAAGAGTTATCCTGGTTGCAGGCTGCAACTTCCAGACACATTTTAGAGTGCAGCAAGTAAAACTGTATACAACTAACCCATGTTCCTCACCAAACAAATATATTTTACCCTTTTACCAGAATTCGTACATATAGAATTTGTAACACATGGCTACTCTCAAAAGAGTTGTCGTCTAGTCCATGATTCAGTGAAGTGTTCATACCTCTTGTGGATGTGAAGAAACAGTTGCATTGTTCACGGACGATTGTGGTGTACCATGAACCATTGTAGCCAATGGAGGGTTAGTAAGCAGCAGTGAGAATGCTGGATCCAACTCACGGAAAGGCGGCATTGCTGGTGCATTGGCAGGCATCATGGAGCATGATGCATCGAGTGTCCCAGACACAAAACTACCGAATGTCAAGTGCGCAAAATCAGCATTGGAAACCTGAAGGTGGCCTGGGAACCTGAAGGTGGCCTGGGTTATCATCAGATGGTTTTGGTCTGTTTTCCTCATGTATGGTCAAGTCTTCCAACTGATACGCTGTAGTAGACATATCACCATTTGAATCTGCATCTAGAAGGATGAAATCATTAAAATTGAGAAAGACGATCTATATAATTAACAAAAGAGAAAGTGACTAGAAAGACAGAGAATTCTGGTCAGTTAGACAAGGAGGGAGCATGCAACATGAAATACAAAAAGAGGTATGCATAAGCTCTACAGTCCAGGAGACCCAAGGTaaaaagaattcagaaaagagGCACAAAAATCAGGGTTTGATGTACCACATCACACTGAACCTTGTGTTTGGTAGGTAAGGCATCCTTGTTTGCAATGGGTGAGCTGATAATAGGCAATAAACATGCatcaaaaaataaaaacagcTCAGGGTCATACAGAAATAGTAACTCCAACATGTCCTAGCATAACAGATCTTCACATAGGCACAAATGAAAGTACAGATAAAAAGAGGTAAATGACATCTTTCATAACTTACTTTGGTTGTGTTCAAATGAATGTTCATCAGAGAGATAGCCATCTGTTTTCTCTATCAAGTCATTATTCAAGACCGCGCCTTCATCAGACGGGGATAATGGTCCTAGAGATGCTAGGCCAGTGGCATTGCTTGCACTTGTCTCCTTAGTTTGCTCGTTGGCATCTCCAGCGCCGTCATTCTTGACCTCCAGGGTAAATGATCTTGGTGCACTCACATTTGCGGAAGCAGCACCAATGCCTTCTGGCACATCAGACCCCTGTCCTGGAGGAAATATGCCAACAGAGTCCTCCTTAGGTACAGAGGGGGCTGAATAGTAATAACTCGAGGCTCGAGTATCCTCAGCTCCTGTTCTTCTTGTTCCACACGACAGCTGTTAGCAAGAGTCTTCCCAGGTTGTTGCTTGGCAGTTTTAGAAGGATTCTTCTTTCTGTGAAGATATAAAGAAGGTGCAAATCTTTTAGCGTAAAAAGACAACCTCAGGTGATAACCTGCTTACACTAGTTGATAAGATGTCACATGTATATTGGCAAGGAAATAGCAGGTCCAAAGGACGACATCACTCTGATTAAAACACTTATTGGGTTACCATTTGTGTTTCCACCTTCAAATTTCTGCTTCATTTTATTTTGACGAGACCTAGAACCACCCCCCGTTTCCCTGCCATATTTGCAAATACCACAGGTTTACGCAACTATACTTGAGGGTCCAAAACAAAGACATACCTTGCAATGAAGGACATAAACCTTACTGTGACCAAATAGTTACTACTAATCTACTCGATCCAAGGGCAGGTTGCCCCCGCTATCCAGGGTTAGTGAACTACTGCCTGCTTTAGTCCCCTAATGTCGACCAAGTGCAATACTATTTCAGAAATACTAGATAGATGGAAATATATGTAGTAGGACTTGCGTGAGGACCTTTTGCTTTTGGGCGGAAGGTTGAAGACCTCGGTGTTTTCGCTTGTGGCCACCAGATGGTTGGAGAGGTCACTTTGCAGGTACATGAATCTAAAACCCAAGCTTCTTTTACTGGTGAGAGCAGCCACTCCTTTCAGAGtcttgttcctcatgtcaacaGCAAGCATCCACAAGTCGTAGTCCATGTGGTAAACCTTGGCCATGATGTAAACAACATCATCATCATGCAAGCTGAGAGTAGGATGCCCTGTGTGAAGTCTGCTCAAGGTTGCATTCTTCGTTGTGTCCTTGACATCATGCTGAGGAAGCAACTGGGAGTGAGTCTCGTCCACGATGATGTCCGAGGCTTTGAGCTTGAGGTCGATGTGCCACTTCTTCTTGGACTCCAGCCATGTCAGTATGGCAGCACCCCAGTCCTCGGAGATGTAGGTCGAGCCAGGGACAGGATGAGTCCACACCTCTGAGTATTTGATGGAGCCATCTCTGCCGACAGAGACGTCCCGGTCACAGGTCAAACAGAACGGGTCCATCTTGTTGGGCGCCAAAAGCACGGGCAAACGGATGAAGCGGAGGACGTTGTTGtcatcgccgtcgccgccgggGAGCAGATCACCGATGAGGATGCCATTCCATAGGTCGACCCAGCCGACTGAACCGCGATCGCCACCGAGGGCGATCACCTTGGTCGGAGTGCTGTAGTAGCAGTCCTTGTGTGGAGGTTCTGTACGCATGGACCTGGTGTTCCATGTGCCTGACCGGGAGTCAAACAGGTCGAGGGCGTACTGCCCAAGGTCGAAAGTTGAACGGAGATTGGCGACCAAGAACCTGCCGTCGTCGGGGCAGCGCAGGAGGGCAACTGACCGGTCGGCGAACAAGCGGGTGGGGTGGGTGGGGAGCACCTCAAGCTTGTTGACGCCGGCACGGTAGATGATGTAGTTGTTGTGGTCCCGGTCGATGTATGAAGAGCCGATGATGACGCGGAAGAGGGCGAGGTCGCCGTCGGTGCGGACAAGGCGTGGCAGAAGGAGGAGCGAGGTGGCGGGTCCGTCCTGGAGGAGGGTGGGTAGGTGGACGGTGAAGTAGGAGATGAGCGGCGAATGCGCGGGCCAGAAGGTGAGGCGGATGGCGGCGCCGTTGCTAGTGAAGCCCTCGGCGGTGGAGGCGTTGGTGCGGTCGTCGGCGTAGACCAGGGTGTCGAGGACGACCGACTTTGGGGGAGGATCGCCGCAGTCGTGGGGGTCGTGCGGAGGGAACCAGGACATGGGGCGGGAGGTCCGTATCTTCTCCTCTTGGTCGTCACCGAGTGCAGTACGATTGGCCATGGAAGATCCCTCAGTCGGAGTCATGGAGGAAATCCgcgggtggggggtggggggccgcggcggcggcggcggggggatCAGGGAAGGCGAACCCTAAATCACAATTCTATCTATCAATCTGTGGCCAGAGTTTTCGCTTTCCCCTTATTTCCCCAATCAATGGCGTGCACTTTTACTAATTTTCAGTCGTCTGAAAACAAATTCGTCTCAAGTCGTTTTTTAGTCCGTCCGATTCACACGAATCTCAGCGATTTTCGTTTGTCCTCAGTTGGATGTGGGTACGTGGCGGACCTTTTTCTGTGTTGTTGGGCTTTCGGGTTTGCGGGTCTATTGGTTACGTTATTCGATCCGCGAAGCACCAGGTGTTTTGAATTTTCTATTCAGTCTGTGGGGCGGCGGCCTTTGTTGTATCCGAGGAGGGGATTAGTGGGGGGTGGGCCGAGGCGGGGCGGAGACGGCGGAGGGAAGGcgggggcggaggcggcggaggggAGGCGGGGGCGTCCTCGCCGGTGTGTAGCAACGGAGATGGCGCGCGCCGAGTCCTCCGCGAGGAGAGCTTGTAAGCAGGAGGCGTGCTCCACAGGGCCGGCTGCACGCAGGTTAGACGTCGGTTTGGAGAGGAGCTCGGCGGAGCTGCGCCGTCGTGTTCGCCACCAGCAAGCTTCAGTCGGTGGGTGCGACGGCAGTCGTCGGCGCCGTCGGGGCGCAAGGTATCACGCTCCTTCCTGCTGCCATTTTTCTTGTTCTATATGTCTATGCCCTCTGAATTTCAGTTCGTCGCGATTGTCACCGGTCACAGACCTCCATAGCAGGGGGTGGTTTAGTTGTTTGTAGTTTCGGCCAGGAAGGTGTGTGGTAGAACAGAAACACCCCTGAATCTCttcaatcctgggggagttttttGAGTGGTTCATCAGAGAACGCCCCTGAATTTTGCTGCAGGCACCTGTATGTGTGTGTCGCCCAGTTTTCGTTCACTAATTACGCCTCAACTTTGTCTTGAATGTAGTTCTCTTTTGTTCTGGATGTAGACCTCATTTTCAGTCTGATTGAATTTTCCACATATAGTGTGTTACCCTGTAAGATTTTTTAGAAGCCCAAGGAATGTTTGTAGATGGTCAGAGGATAGGTAACTGAATGCATGCGTTTTTTTTCTTCTGCAGGAGTACTAATGTGGAGAAATTGTAGGGTGCCACTTTTTGTTGTCAGCTTGATTTTGATGGCTTTTAGTTAGTAATGGATGTGATTTGTTTTTCAGAGAGTTGAGTGATTACGTAGAGAATGGCTTAGGGATCATCTGAATGTTGTGTTATGCACCAACTAACCAGGCAGTAGATTGTTCTGAAACTAGTGTACGCAATGGAATTTGTTCCAGTTACCCTCTTTTAATCTGCATAAGTGGGAAGTGGAAAGTTTAGATATCTGTGCTCATACATGTGCTTTTGGATCTATGTTTTCTTCCTTATACACATgtcatttttgaatttttttctcgTAATTCAGTATGTAAGTCTGTTTGGTTATCTGAACCTGAACGAACAACTTGCTCGTCTTTTTGTCCTGTGCATCGATGAGTTTGCAGGAACAGCAGACTTTGTCCTTGAAATGCAAAATATTTTTTCCCCTGATGATTGTTAGCTTAAAATATCCCTTGGCAGCGTCAAATTTCATATTCAGTAGTctgtattttttctttttttgccaCCTCTGAAACTGAATGAATAGATGTTAAGACGCTCCTTCAGTTATGAGTTACTCCATAATAGCACCAGTATGTTTGATGTCCAGTGTCCGGATCCTTTTTTGAAAAGGCTTTCGGAATGACCACATGTTTTTTTATCTTGTCCGATGACTAGAGAGTTATCTTAGCTCACATTATGTCTTCATTCTTGGGGTGTATTCACGTGCATTCTTTCAAATGTCGTATGTTTGATCATGTTGTCACTGTCTATGTTGTTTCAATTATGTTTTTTCGTGCCATGACCCTGATCTAGCCCACAGTCATCTTGTAGGAGTAGTTAGTTATGTTTTTACTTTTTTTTGCTGCGAGCACAACATTTTTTGGTCAATCTTTCAGCCAGGTGTGGAGCTCCGCTCCCACCAGATAGCTTTTACGTTCTGTTCAATTTTATTTCTTAGTGTGTATTTTCCTCCATGTTTTTCATTTTGTATAGCTTGCAACAGTTTATTTTGCTTTCTAGCCTGCTCCTTATCTTGGTGTATGTTTACTTTTTCTATAGTTTTCAAAACACTAGTGTtatggggggagggggggggggggggtgttctGGACGTCTGATGTTCTTTCAAGGCTATTTTTCTTAGCTTTCTTTTTTGCCATACATGCAGGTGTGCAGATTATGCAGGTCATATACCTTACAGCGTTGGCTATGACCACAGCTACGATCCTGATAATGAAATGTCAAACAGCGACTGTCTGGAGGAGAGTAGCACATGCAGTGATGATGTATGTCCATGTAGATTTTAATTGGTTTTTTCAtacctttttttgttttttttgttccTGTCTTTTTACATGTGTAACAACTCcttcttttctctttttctgttttgtttGCTCTAAAGGAatctgtgtccaggaggaagaaGGTGTTAGAGTATTCAGCTTTTTCAAGAAGGAGGTACGTTTTATCTTCttgtttttagttttttttagtatttttttatgTTGATGGTTTCTGTTTGTTGGTTTCCATCTTACCCAACAGGCTCTCAAAT
This genomic window contains:
- the LOC141022426 gene encoding uncharacterized protein is translated as MARAESSARRACKQEACSTGPAARRLDVGLERSSAELRRRVRHQQASVGGCDGSRRRRRGARCADYAGHIPYSVGYDHSYDPDNEMSNSDCLEESSTCSDDESVSRRKKVLEYSAFSRRRLSNLSRGNSQFFVRTLISKSRIKG
- the LOC109784825 gene encoding uncharacterized protein, coding for MTPTEGSSMANRTALGDDQEEKIRTSRPMSWFPPHDPHDCGDPPPKSVVLDTLVYADDRTNASTAEGFTSNGAAIRLTFWPAHSPLISYFTVHLPTLLQDGPATSLLLLPRLVRTDGDLALFRVIIGSSYIDRDHNNYIIYRAGVNKLEVLPTHPTRLFADRSVALLRCPDDGRFLVANLRSTFDLGQYALDLFDSRSGTWNTRSMRTEPPHKDCYYSTPTKVIALGGDRGSVGWVDLWNGILIGDLLPGGDGDDNNVLRFIRLPVLLAPNKMDPFCLTCDRDVSVGRDGSIKYSEVWTHPVPGSTYISEDWGAAILTWLESKKKWHIDLKLKASDIIVDETHSQLLPQHDVKDTTKNATLSRLHTGHPTLSLHDDDVVYIMAKVYHMDYDLWMLAVDMRNKTLKGVAALTSKRSLGFRFMYLQSDLSNHLVATSENTEVFNLPPKSKRKKNPSKTAKQQPGKTLANSCRVEQEEQELRILEPRVITIQPPLYLRRTLLAYFLQDRGLMCQKALVLLPQM